The following proteins are encoded in a genomic region of Methylibium petroleiphilum PM1:
- a CDS encoding tRNA-uridine aminocarboxypropyltransferase has translation MNGPPARGRAACSRCLRPQATCLCTLARPTGHHTEVLVLQHPQEQRQAKNSVALLRLSLAHCEVAVGERFAPEALQSLLHRPGRETRLLYPDVPAAPAPPAPATPAGAPLRLVVIDATWRKSLRMLLEHPALAALPRLPLEAPAPTRYRTIRAARRADQVSTLEATVQALAMLEGPSFDAAPLLDAFGCFVAGVAARQGLV, from the coding sequence TTGAACGGCCCGCCCGCCCGCGGCCGCGCGGCCTGCTCGCGCTGCCTGCGCCCCCAGGCCACCTGCCTGTGCACGCTGGCGCGCCCGACCGGCCACCACACCGAGGTGCTGGTGCTGCAGCACCCGCAGGAACAGCGCCAGGCGAAGAACAGCGTGGCGCTGCTGCGCCTGTCTCTGGCGCACTGCGAGGTGGCGGTCGGCGAGCGCTTCGCGCCTGAAGCGCTGCAGTCCCTGCTGCACCGCCCCGGACGGGAGACGCGGCTGCTCTATCCGGACGTGCCCGCCGCGCCCGCGCCGCCAGCGCCGGCAACACCAGCGGGCGCGCCGCTGCGGCTGGTGGTCATCGACGCGACGTGGCGCAAGAGCCTGCGGATGCTGCTGGAGCACCCGGCCCTGGCGGCGCTGCCGCGGCTGCCGCTGGAGGCACCGGCGCCCACGCGGTACCGCACCATCCGCGCTGCGCGGCGGGCCGACCAGGTCTCGACGCTGGAAGCCACCGTGCAGGCGCTGGCGATGTTGGAAGGCCCGAGCTTCGACGCTGCGCCGCTGCTGGATGCGTTTGGCTGCTTCGTCGCTGGTGTGGCGGCGCGGCAGGGCCTCGTGTGA
- a CDS encoding protein NO VEIN domain-containing protein — MTIEVKTSTQGTSGFAMLTRNEWEMAMESERHAFYFWNLRDPLKPKLAIVSSETMLNHMPQDQGMGQWDCTKVPFSAFTEQFASLDRNKSPI; from the coding sequence TTGACCATCGAGGTAAAGACCTCGACGCAAGGCACTTCTGGATTTGCCATGCTCACCCGCAACGAGTGGGAAATGGCTATGGAATCAGAGCGCCACGCCTTTTATTTTTGGAATCTGCGAGACCCATTAAAACCCAAGCTTGCCATCGTCAGTAGCGAGACCATGCTCAATCACATGCCACAAGATCAGGGCATGGGGCAGTGGGATTGCACCAAGGTTCCGTTTTCTGCGTTCACGGAACAGTTCGCCTCGCTTGACAGGAACAAGTCGCCTATTTGA
- a CDS encoding pyridoxamine 5'-phosphate oxidase family protein, translating to MSHAFADIAFTPSVKAAQQRDGSRAGYARSFEGDAPASHDRLGEAELEFIAAQRSFYLATVSETGWPYVQHRGGPKGFLKALDDRTLAFADYAGNRQLISVGNLAVNDRVSLILMDYARRVRLKLLGRLAVKDLAPDDALAKALIDPAYQARPQRAMVVTVEGYDWNCPQHIPVRFDAEDVQRALDERDQRIAALEARLAALAGPGGDTAASPPQPS from the coding sequence ATGTCCCACGCATTTGCCGACATCGCCTTCACACCGTCCGTCAAGGCCGCGCAGCAGCGCGACGGCAGCCGGGCCGGCTATGCGCGTAGCTTCGAAGGCGACGCCCCGGCGTCCCATGATCGCCTGGGCGAGGCGGAGCTCGAGTTCATTGCCGCGCAGCGCAGCTTCTACCTGGCCACCGTGTCCGAGACCGGCTGGCCCTATGTGCAGCACCGAGGTGGCCCGAAAGGCTTCCTGAAGGCACTGGACGACCGAACGCTGGCGTTCGCCGACTACGCCGGCAACCGGCAGCTCATCAGCGTGGGCAACCTGGCCGTGAACGACCGTGTCTCGCTGATCCTGATGGACTACGCGCGGCGCGTGCGCCTGAAGCTGCTCGGTCGCTTGGCGGTGAAGGACCTGGCGCCCGACGATGCGCTGGCCAAGGCCCTGATCGACCCGGCCTATCAGGCGCGGCCGCAACGCGCCATGGTCGTCACCGTCGAGGGCTACGACTGGAACTGCCCGCAGCACATCCCGGTCCGCTTCGATGCGGAAGACGTGCAGCGCGCACTCGACGAACGGGACCAGCGCATCGCCGCGCTGGAAGCCCGGCTCGCGGCCTTGGCCGGCCCCGGCGGCGACACCGCGGCCAGCCCGCCGCAGCCGTCGTGA
- a CDS encoding LysR family transcriptional regulator, which yields MDRLQAMTTFVAVVDSGGFASAARKLNLSPPVVTRAVAELEERLGLRLLTRTTRVVRVTDAGARFAEDCRRILADIDEAEITATGTHATPRGTLTLTAPVLFGQLYVTPILVSYLQRFPEVEAQCLFLDRVVNVVEEGIDVAVRIGELPDSSLQAVRVGRVSRVLVAAPAYLQAQGTPRRPEDLADHTLVSAAGVNPVSEWRFNNAGKVLMQRVQPRMRTVTNDSAIAATLAGLGITRLLSYQVAAHLRSGALQVVLEAFEPNPLPVHVVHHEGRRATQKVRAFVDLAVDRLRGDPALH from the coding sequence ATGGATCGCCTGCAGGCCATGACCACCTTCGTCGCTGTCGTCGACAGCGGCGGCTTCGCCAGTGCGGCGCGCAAGCTCAACCTGTCGCCGCCGGTCGTGACGCGCGCCGTGGCCGAGCTCGAGGAGCGGCTGGGCCTGCGGCTGCTGACGCGGACCACGCGCGTCGTCCGCGTGACCGATGCCGGAGCGCGCTTCGCGGAGGACTGCCGCCGCATCCTGGCCGACATCGACGAGGCCGAGATCACCGCCACCGGCACCCACGCCACGCCGCGGGGCACGCTCACGCTCACGGCGCCGGTGCTGTTCGGGCAGCTCTACGTGACGCCCATCCTCGTCAGCTACCTGCAGCGCTTTCCGGAAGTGGAGGCCCAGTGCCTGTTCCTCGACCGGGTCGTCAACGTCGTCGAGGAGGGGATCGACGTCGCGGTGCGCATCGGCGAGCTTCCCGATTCATCCCTGCAGGCGGTTCGCGTGGGACGCGTCAGCCGCGTGCTGGTGGCGGCCCCGGCCTACCTGCAGGCGCAGGGCACGCCCCGGCGCCCGGAAGACCTGGCCGACCACACCCTCGTGTCCGCGGCCGGGGTGAACCCGGTGTCGGAATGGCGATTCAACAACGCGGGCAAGGTCCTCATGCAGCGCGTGCAGCCTCGCATGCGCACGGTCACGAACGACTCCGCCATCGCGGCCACCCTGGCGGGTCTGGGCATCACGCGGCTGTTGAGCTACCAGGTCGCAGCGCATCTGCGCAGCGGCGCGCTGCAGGTCGTGCTCGAGGCGTTCGAGCCGAACCCGCTGCCGGTGCACGTCGTCCACCACGAGGGGCGGCGCGCGACGCAGAAGGTGCGCGCCTTCGTCGACCTGGCCGTCGATCGGCTGCGCGGCGATCCGGCGTTGCACTGA
- a CDS encoding NAD(P)H-dependent oxidoreductase, which yields MNVFIVHAHPEPRSFSSALCWTATEQLRALGHEVRVSDLYADGFDPVASAADFGARKNPDYLVYALEQRHGYEAGTLAEDIRGEVAKLLWCDLLILNFPVFWFAPPAMLKGWIDRVLISGLTYGGTRFYDRGGLVGKRAMVSLTLGGRPHMFGPDAIHGPLDDMLRPLLRGTLAYTGLTVLPPFVGWHVPYISEAERAQILVDYRRHLTRLDTLAPLRFPSLDDFDAKLHPKVASHV from the coding sequence ATGAACGTCTTCATCGTCCACGCCCACCCGGAGCCGCGCTCGTTCAGCAGCGCGCTGTGCTGGACGGCCACCGAGCAGCTCCGCGCGCTGGGCCACGAGGTGCGGGTGTCCGACCTGTACGCCGACGGCTTCGACCCGGTGGCGAGCGCGGCCGACTTCGGCGCACGCAAGAACCCCGACTACCTGGTCTATGCGCTCGAGCAGCGCCACGGCTACGAGGCCGGCACGCTGGCCGAGGACATCCGCGGCGAAGTGGCCAAGCTGCTGTGGTGCGACCTGCTGATCCTGAACTTCCCGGTCTTCTGGTTCGCGCCGCCGGCCATGCTCAAGGGCTGGATCGACCGCGTGCTGATCTCCGGCCTCACCTACGGCGGCACGCGCTTCTACGACCGCGGCGGCCTCGTCGGCAAGCGCGCGATGGTCAGCCTGACGCTGGGCGGGCGACCGCACATGTTCGGCCCCGACGCGATCCACGGCCCGCTCGACGACATGCTGCGGCCGCTGCTGCGCGGCACGCTGGCCTACACCGGCCTCACGGTGCTGCCGCCCTTCGTGGGCTGGCACGTGCCCTACATCAGCGAGGCCGAGCGCGCGCAGATCCTGGTCGACTACCGGCGTCACCTGACCCGCCTGGACACGCTGGCCCCGCTGCGCTTTCCCAGCCTGGACGACTTCGACGCGAAGCTGCACCCGAAGGTGGCGAGCCACGTCTGA
- a CDS encoding tautomerase family protein has protein sequence MPILEYRLTAGRHSDDQIGELLLASARLYAEVLKSPLDRVRVTATLHQPQHAVVAGRLVSDGAPSAPFFHFLVLEGRPLDECQALIAGFTDLVVSILGVDRSLVRGGCWPIPPQLWGIAGTPASVMRAQEVAARAAAAAAAAPGA, from the coding sequence ATGCCCATCCTCGAATACCGCCTCACCGCCGGCCGCCACAGCGACGACCAGATCGGCGAACTGTTGCTCGCCTCCGCACGGCTCTATGCCGAGGTGCTGAAGAGCCCGCTGGACCGCGTGCGCGTCACCGCCACGCTGCACCAGCCGCAGCATGCGGTGGTGGCCGGCCGGCTGGTCAGCGACGGCGCCCCGTCGGCACCGTTCTTCCATTTCCTGGTGCTCGAAGGCCGGCCGCTCGACGAGTGCCAGGCGCTGATCGCCGGCTTCACCGACCTGGTGGTCAGCATCCTCGGCGTGGACCGCAGCCTGGTGCGCGGCGGCTGCTGGCCGATCCCGCCGCAGCTCTGGGGCATCGCCGGCACGCCGGCCAGCGTGATGCGGGCGCAGGAGGTGGCCGCGCGTGCCGCGGCGGCCGCGGCCGCGGCGCCGGGCGCCTGA
- a CDS encoding SDR family oxidoreductase: protein MSQKPKDIAVVVGATGAMGAVISRRLAAEGLSVLAVARKADALASLVDTTPGVRPCVADISNDSSIDAIQAALDAPVRMVVHGPGVATAGGVLVAPTAAVVDAVNIKVGGMIRLVRAVDGKLVRGSRLVAIGGHYGSEPNPWAATAGVGNAALTNLMRQYSWAYGARGVTAHVVQPGPADTDRLRRIAADRAARGGITLEAALDEYRAESALGALTTPEQVAWAIALLLAPEADALAGSTLFMDAGRRKGMA from the coding sequence GTGAGCCAGAAACCCAAGGACATCGCCGTCGTCGTGGGCGCCACCGGCGCGATGGGCGCCGTGATCAGCCGGCGCCTCGCCGCCGAAGGCCTGAGCGTGCTCGCCGTGGCCCGCAAGGCCGACGCGCTGGCCTCGCTGGTGGACACCACGCCCGGCGTGCGGCCCTGCGTGGCCGACATCTCCAATGACTCGTCCATCGACGCCATCCAGGCCGCGCTCGACGCACCGGTGCGCATGGTGGTGCACGGCCCCGGCGTGGCCACCGCGGGCGGCGTGCTGGTCGCGCCGACCGCGGCGGTGGTGGACGCGGTGAACATCAAGGTCGGCGGCATGATCCGGCTGGTGCGTGCGGTCGACGGCAAGCTGGTGCGCGGCTCGCGGCTGGTGGCCATCGGCGGGCACTACGGTTCCGAGCCCAACCCCTGGGCCGCGACCGCCGGCGTGGGCAACGCGGCGCTGACCAACCTGATGCGCCAGTATTCGTGGGCCTACGGCGCGCGCGGCGTGACGGCGCATGTGGTGCAGCCCGGCCCGGCCGACACCGACCGGCTGCGCCGCATCGCCGCCGACCGCGCGGCGCGCGGCGGCATCACCCTCGAGGCGGCGCTGGACGAGTACCGCGCCGAATCGGCCCTCGGCGCACTCACCACGCCCGAGCAGGTGGCCTGGGCCATCGCGCTGCTGCTCGCGCCCGAGGCCGATGCGCTGGCCGGCAGCACCCTCTTCATGGACGCCGGCCGCCGCAAGGGCATGGCCTGA
- the dmpG gene encoding 4-hydroxy-2-oxovalerate aldolase: MSATRSMEPDLRGRKVLLHDMCLRDGMHAKREQIPVEQMVKVAMALDAAGVPLIQVTHGAGLGGNSLQHGFALASNEAYLSAVAPKMKQAKVSVLLIPGLGTMRELQSAYNCGARSVTVATHCTEADTAPQHIAYARKLGMDTVGFLMMAHLNDPEGLAKQGKLMEDYGAQTVYVTDSAGYMLPADVRARVAALRAVLKPETEIGFHGHHNLGMGIANSIAAIEEGASRIDGSVAGLGAGAGNTPLEVFLAVCDRMGIETGVDLFKLMDVAEDVIVPMMDHLVRVDRESLTLGFAGVYSTFLLHAKRAAARFGVPAREILVELGRRKMIGGQEDMIEDTAMSMAKERGLLKDVSRKAA, translated from the coding sequence ATGAGCGCCACACGTTCGATGGAACCCGACCTGCGTGGCCGCAAGGTCCTGCTGCACGACATGTGCCTGCGCGACGGCATGCATGCCAAGCGCGAGCAGATCCCGGTGGAGCAGATGGTCAAGGTGGCGATGGCACTCGACGCCGCCGGCGTGCCGCTGATCCAGGTGACGCACGGCGCCGGACTGGGCGGCAACTCGCTGCAGCACGGCTTCGCGCTGGCCAGCAACGAGGCCTACCTCAGCGCCGTGGCGCCGAAGATGAAGCAGGCCAAGGTCTCGGTGCTGCTGATCCCCGGCCTGGGCACGATGCGCGAGCTGCAGTCGGCCTACAACTGCGGCGCGCGCAGCGTCACCGTGGCCACCCACTGCACCGAGGCCGACACCGCGCCGCAGCACATCGCCTACGCGCGCAAGCTCGGCATGGACACGGTGGGCTTCCTGATGATGGCGCACCTGAACGACCCGGAAGGGCTCGCGAAGCAGGGCAAGCTGATGGAGGACTACGGCGCGCAGACCGTCTACGTGACCGACTCCGCCGGCTACATGCTGCCGGCCGACGTGCGCGCCCGCGTGGCCGCACTGCGCGCGGTGCTGAAGCCCGAGACCGAGATCGGCTTCCACGGCCACCACAACCTGGGCATGGGCATCGCCAACTCCATCGCCGCCATCGAGGAGGGCGCGAGCCGCATCGACGGCTCGGTGGCCGGGCTGGGTGCCGGCGCCGGCAACACGCCGCTGGAGGTGTTCCTCGCGGTCTGCGACCGCATGGGCATCGAGACCGGTGTCGATCTCTTCAAGCTGATGGACGTGGCCGAGGACGTGATCGTGCCGATGATGGACCACCTGGTGCGCGTGGACCGCGAGTCGCTGACGCTGGGCTTCGCCGGCGTGTACTCCACCTTCCTGCTGCACGCCAAGCGCGCGGCGGCGCGCTTCGGCGTGCCGGCGCGCGAGATCCTGGTCGAGCTGGGCCGCCGCAAGATGATCGGCGGCCAGGAAGACATGATCGAGGACACCGCGATGAGCATGGCCAAGGAACGCGGCCTGCTGAAGGACGTGAGCCGCAAGGCCGCTTGA
- a CDS encoding acetaldehyde dehydrogenase (acetylating), whose product MATKKIRCALIGSGNIGTDLIYKLKRSAVLEPVWMVGIDAASEGLQRARDLGLKTTAEGVDGLLPHVKADGIQIAFDATSAYVHPENSRKLNALGVLMVDLTPAAVGPLCVPPVNLREHAAKLEMNVNMISCAGQATIPIVYAVSRVQPVDYAEIVASLASKSIGPGTRANLDEFTYTTSDALVRVGGARRGKALAVINPAEPPMIMRNTINCLTDDEPQQARIIDSVLSMIEEVQQYVPGYKLVNGPVFDGRRVSVFMQVAGLGDYLPTYAGNLDIMTAAACRTAEMFAEEILAGTLQLTPVKEAA is encoded by the coding sequence ATGGCGACGAAGAAGATCCGCTGTGCCCTGATCGGCTCCGGCAACATCGGCACCGACCTGATCTACAAGTTGAAGCGCAGCGCGGTGCTGGAGCCGGTGTGGATGGTCGGCATCGACGCCGCCTCCGAAGGCCTGCAGCGCGCCCGCGACCTGGGCCTGAAGACCACCGCCGAGGGCGTGGACGGCCTGCTGCCGCATGTGAAGGCCGACGGCATCCAGATCGCCTTCGACGCCACCAGCGCCTACGTGCACCCCGAGAACTCGCGCAAGCTCAATGCGCTGGGCGTGCTGATGGTCGACCTCACGCCCGCGGCGGTGGGCCCGCTGTGCGTGCCGCCGGTCAACCTGCGCGAGCATGCCGCCAAGCTGGAGATGAACGTCAACATGATCTCCTGCGCCGGCCAGGCCACCATCCCCATCGTGTATGCCGTTTCGCGCGTGCAGCCGGTCGACTACGCCGAGATCGTGGCCAGCCTCGCCTCCAAGTCCATCGGCCCGGGCACCCGCGCCAACCTCGACGAGTTCACCTACACCACCTCCGACGCGCTGGTGCGCGTGGGCGGCGCGCGGCGCGGCAAGGCGCTGGCGGTCATCAACCCGGCCGAGCCGCCGATGATCATGCGCAACACCATCAACTGCCTGACCGACGACGAGCCGCAGCAGGCCCGCATCATCGACTCGGTGCTGTCGATGATCGAGGAGGTGCAGCAGTACGTGCCCGGCTACAAGCTGGTCAACGGCCCGGTGTTCGACGGCAGGCGCGTCAGCGTCTTCATGCAGGTGGCCGGCCTCGGTGACTACCTGCCCACCTATGCCGGCAACCTGGACATCATGACCGCTGCGGCCTGCCGCACCGCGGAGATGTTCGCCGAGGAGATCCTCGCCGGCACGCTGCAACTCACCCCCGTGAAGGAGGCTGCCTGA
- a CDS encoding tautomerase family protein, whose protein sequence is MKKLRRRSSIMPIIQMNLLEGRTVEQKRNAVAAITEAVVRTLDVRPDQVRILINELGVEHFSVAGQTAAMRQAAAANAKDL, encoded by the coding sequence CTGAAGAAACTACGGCGAAGGAGTTCCATCATGCCCATCATCCAGATGAACCTGCTCGAAGGCCGCACGGTCGAGCAGAAGCGCAACGCGGTCGCGGCCATCACCGAGGCGGTGGTGCGCACGCTGGACGTGCGGCCCGACCAGGTGCGCATCCTGATCAACGAACTCGGCGTCGAGCACTTCTCGGTCGCCGGCCAGACCGCGGCCATGCGTCAGGCCGCCGCCGCGAACGCGAAGGACCTGTGA
- the dmpH gene encoding 2-oxo-3-hexenedioate decarboxylase: protein MTLTLSRSDIERLADRVEAAQDNARAIPKLTDDFPRMGLADGYAVQSELRRRRIRQGHRLVGWKAGLTSKAKMLQMGVDVPSIGFLMSNMARTDNAQVRTDDLVHPRVECEVAFVTKKDLHGPDCTRDEVLAATDFVLPAIEVIDSRFAGFKFDLPSVVADNGSSARFVTGARARDVADLDLRTLGVVFEKNGVSIGMGATAAVLGHPAEAVAMLVRVLAELDEPLPAGSFVMSGGITEAVAVTAGDHVVARYQDLGSVSVRFI, encoded by the coding sequence GTGACCCTCACGCTGAGCCGCTCGGACATCGAGCGCCTGGCCGATCGCGTGGAGGCGGCGCAGGACAACGCCCGCGCGATCCCCAAGCTGACCGACGACTTCCCGCGGATGGGCCTGGCCGACGGCTACGCGGTGCAGTCCGAGCTGCGCCGCCGCCGCATCCGGCAGGGCCACCGGCTGGTCGGCTGGAAGGCCGGCCTCACCTCCAAGGCCAAGATGCTGCAGATGGGCGTGGACGTGCCGTCGATCGGCTTCCTGATGTCGAACATGGCCCGCACCGACAACGCCCAGGTGCGCACCGACGACCTGGTGCACCCGCGCGTCGAGTGCGAGGTGGCCTTCGTGACCAAGAAGGACCTGCACGGGCCCGACTGCACGCGCGACGAGGTGCTGGCCGCGACCGACTTCGTGCTGCCGGCCATCGAGGTGATCGACTCGCGCTTCGCCGGCTTCAAGTTCGACCTGCCGAGCGTGGTGGCCGACAACGGTTCGTCGGCGCGCTTCGTCACCGGCGCCCGGGCGCGCGACGTGGCCGACCTCGACCTGCGCACGCTCGGCGTGGTGTTCGAGAAGAACGGCGTCTCGATCGGCATGGGCGCCACGGCCGCCGTGCTGGGCCATCCCGCCGAGGCGGTGGCGATGCTGGTGCGCGTGCTGGCCGAGCTCGACGAACCGCTGCCGGCCGGCAGCTTCGTGATGAGCGGCGGCATCACCGAGGCGGTGGCCGTGACGGCGGGGGACCACGTCGTCGCGCGCTACCAGGACCTCGGCAGCGTGTCGGTCCGCTTCATCTGA
- the dmpE gene encoding 2-oxopent-4-enoate hydratase yields the protein MNNETIERYGDELYEALLARRVVAPLLEREPQIRVEDAYRIQQRMVARRVAAGERVVGKKIGVTSKPVQDFLGVYEPDFGQLTSGMARSEAEGVDLGALIQPKAEAELAFVLERDLVGPGVTAADVIRATAYVSPCFEIVDSRIRDWKIKIQDTVADNASCGVYLIGEAKAHPRQLDVALAGMVLEKNGELHSTGVGAAVQGSPVHAVAWLANTLGALGLPFRAGEVILSGSQSALVPVTDGDELVCTIGGLGTCRARFHGRSAL from the coding sequence ATGAACAACGAAACCATCGAACGCTACGGTGACGAGCTGTACGAGGCGCTGCTCGCGCGCCGCGTCGTCGCGCCGCTGCTGGAGCGCGAACCGCAGATCCGCGTCGAGGACGCCTACCGCATCCAGCAGCGCATGGTGGCGCGCCGCGTGGCGGCCGGCGAGCGCGTGGTCGGCAAGAAGATCGGCGTGACCAGCAAGCCGGTGCAGGACTTCCTGGGCGTCTACGAACCCGACTTCGGCCAGCTCACCTCGGGCATGGCGCGCAGCGAGGCCGAGGGCGTGGACCTCGGCGCGCTGATCCAGCCCAAGGCCGAGGCCGAACTGGCCTTCGTGCTGGAGCGCGACCTGGTCGGGCCGGGCGTGACCGCCGCCGACGTGATCCGCGCCACCGCCTATGTCAGTCCCTGCTTCGAGATCGTTGATTCGCGCATCCGCGACTGGAAGATCAAGATCCAGGACACGGTGGCCGACAACGCCTCCTGCGGCGTCTACCTCATCGGTGAGGCCAAGGCCCACCCGCGCCAGCTCGACGTCGCGCTGGCCGGCATGGTGCTCGAGAAGAACGGCGAACTGCACTCCACCGGCGTCGGTGCCGCGGTGCAGGGCTCGCCGGTGCATGCGGTGGCCTGGCTGGCCAACACGCTGGGCGCGCTGGGGTTGCCGTTTCGCGCGGGCGAGGTGATCCTGTCCGGCTCGCAGTCGGCGCTGGTGCCGGTGACCGACGGCGACGAGCTGGTGTGCACCATCGGTGGCCTGGGCACCTGCCGCGCGCGTTTCCATGGAAGGAGTGCCCTGTGA
- a CDS encoding IS5 family transposase, translating to MKQTSFATAEYAGKKRQTRRERFLAEMNVVVPWARLEALIEPHYPKSGKVGRPPIGVPRMLRMYFLQQWYTLADEALEDALYDSQAMREFIGIDLGRENVPDATTLLKFRRLLEQHDLTSAILAEVNAHLTERGLLMRQGTVVDATIIAAPSSTKNEDGKRDPEMHQTKKGNQWHFGMKMHSGVDAESGLIHSVVCTAANEADVAHAHELLHGQESQVHGDSGYTGIQRRDEITTAQEEGRLRQDMDWRIAMKRGQLKAMPEGPAKAMHEWFERRKAQVRAIVEHPFHVIKNLFGYRKVSYRGISKNEARAKAHAALANLYIARRRLLAQGLSASAA from the coding sequence ATGAAGCAGACGAGTTTTGCCACTGCCGAGTACGCCGGCAAGAAGCGCCAGACGCGCCGGGAGCGCTTCCTGGCCGAGATGAACGTGGTGGTTCCGTGGGCGCGGCTTGAGGCGCTGATCGAGCCGCACTACCCGAAGAGCGGCAAGGTGGGCCGACCGCCGATTGGCGTGCCGCGGATGCTGCGCATGTACTTCCTGCAGCAGTGGTACACGCTGGCCGACGAGGCACTGGAAGACGCGCTGTACGACAGCCAGGCCATGCGCGAGTTCATCGGCATCGACCTTGGGCGGGAGAACGTACCCGACGCCACAACGCTGCTGAAGTTCCGCCGCCTGCTCGAGCAGCACGACTTGACGTCGGCCATCCTGGCCGAGGTCAACGCGCACCTCACCGAGCGTGGGCTGCTGATGCGCCAGGGCACGGTGGTGGACGCCACCATCATTGCCGCGCCAAGTTCGACGAAGAACGAGGACGGCAAGCGCGACCCCGAGATGCACCAGACCAAGAAGGGGAACCAGTGGCACTTCGGGATGAAGATGCACTCGGGCGTGGATGCCGAGTCGGGTCTGATCCACAGCGTGGTCTGCACCGCGGCCAACGAGGCTGACGTGGCGCACGCGCACGAACTGCTGCATGGCCAGGAGAGCCAAGTTCACGGCGACAGCGGCTACACCGGCATCCAGAGGCGAGACGAGATCACGACGGCGCAGGAAGAGGGCAGGCTGCGCCAGGACATGGATTGGCGTATCGCCATGAAGCGCGGCCAACTCAAGGCCATGCCCGAAGGGCCGGCCAAGGCGATGCACGAGTGGTTCGAACGGCGCAAGGCTCAGGTGCGGGCCATCGTCGAACACCCGTTCCACGTCATCAAGAACCTGTTCGGCTACCGCAAGGTCAGCTACCGCGGGATCTCCAAGAACGAAGCTCGCGCGAAGGCGCACGCTGCGCTGGCCAACTTGTACATCGCCCGGCGCCGATTGCTGGCCCAAGGCCTCAGTGCGTCTGCTGCATGA
- a CDS encoding aldehyde dehydrogenase family protein — MRTLQHFINGEFTSSSQGKTFHKRSPVDDRVIARVAEAGEAEVDAAVMAARRALHGDWARLGTDKRVAMLHAVADEITRRFDDFVEAEEADTGQPHHVIAHAFVPRGAANFKIFADVVKNAPAESFQMETPDGRGALRKR, encoded by the coding sequence GTGCGGACGCTGCAGCATTTCATCAACGGCGAGTTCACCTCGTCTTCCCAGGGCAAGACCTTCCACAAGCGCTCGCCGGTGGACGACCGCGTGATCGCACGCGTAGCCGAGGCCGGCGAGGCGGAGGTGGACGCCGCGGTGATGGCGGCGCGGCGCGCGCTGCACGGCGACTGGGCGCGGCTCGGCACCGACAAGCGGGTGGCCATGCTGCACGCGGTGGCCGACGAGATCACGCGCCGCTTCGACGACTTCGTCGAGGCCGAGGAGGCCGACACCGGGCAGCCGCACCATGTGATCGCGCACGCTTTCGTGCCGCGCGGCGCGGCCAACTTCAAGATCTTCGCCGACGTGGTGAAGAACGCGCCGGCCGAATCCTTCCAGATGGAAACGCCCGACGGCCGCGGCGCGCTGAGGAAGCGCTGA